In one window of Tellurirhabdus rosea DNA:
- a CDS encoding xanthine dehydrogenase family protein molybdopterin-binding subunit — protein sequence MTSFHTSRRNFLKVTAAAGGGLVLGFNWSASEAAVDTAASAEAIVSAAPGAVAPGVNFNSYLSISPQGVITILSPNPEIGQGIKTAFPIIVAEELDADWKKVVVEQAPLDNKRFERQVAGGSGSIPHSWERLRKAGATARQMLVEAAAKRLNVPAAELTTDKGFVLHKASNRKLGYGELATDAGQLAVPTNVKLKDPKDFKLIGSTVKNVDNPGILTGKPLFGIDFYREGMLIAMLQRPAFGYKLKSSNMDAVKKMPGIVEVFSFDNNVAVVGKSTWQVKKAKDALKIEWERGEGIESTDDHNRLFKELLNSDKASVRRKDGDVEAAFKNAAKVVTAEYQCPFLPHSPLEPMNFFAHVREDGVELVGPTQTPDLAKNDTAKLLGISPDKVTVNLTRMGGGFGRRLKSDYVVEAVQVSRQVKAPVKLIWSREDDMTGGSYRPAVRYRFEAALDASGNMVGYKLRGVSINAGNPTREDNFPAGAVPNLLIDSVDHKSAITTGPWRAPITNFLAFAEQSFLDEVALAAGKDPVQFRLSLLDRAKATPTGAIKYDIDRMRGVIELAAEKSGWGKKKAAQGFSVYFSHRSYVAQVGEVVMKAGKPVVSKIYAAADCGVVINQSGAQQQIRGAIVDGLGHAMFGQMTFKDGVPQQKNFNDYRLIRLNEIPEIDVHFVQNTIDPTGLGEPALPPAGAALANALFKATGKRFRNQPFVAEDEAKGIL from the coding sequence ATGACCTCTTTCCATACTTCCCGAAGAAACTTCCTGAAAGTGACCGCCGCGGCCGGTGGCGGACTGGTGCTGGGCTTTAACTGGTCGGCATCGGAGGCCGCCGTAGACACGGCCGCTTCCGCCGAGGCCATCGTTTCGGCCGCTCCGGGTGCCGTCGCCCCCGGTGTCAACTTCAACAGTTATCTGTCCATTTCCCCGCAGGGCGTCATCACCATTCTTTCGCCGAACCCGGAAATCGGGCAGGGCATCAAAACGGCCTTCCCGATCATTGTGGCGGAAGAACTCGACGCCGACTGGAAGAAGGTCGTCGTGGAGCAGGCCCCGCTCGACAACAAGCGGTTCGAACGGCAGGTGGCCGGCGGCAGCGGCTCCATCCCGCACTCGTGGGAACGGCTGCGCAAGGCCGGAGCCACCGCCCGGCAGATGCTTGTCGAAGCCGCCGCCAAACGCCTGAACGTGCCCGCCGCGGAACTGACAACCGACAAAGGCTTCGTGCTGCACAAGGCTTCCAACCGCAAACTGGGATACGGCGAACTGGCTACCGACGCGGGTCAGCTGGCGGTTCCGACCAACGTGAAGCTGAAAGACCCGAAGGATTTCAAGCTGATCGGAAGCACGGTCAAAAACGTCGATAATCCCGGCATTCTGACGGGCAAGCCCCTGTTCGGAATTGACTTTTACCGGGAAGGAATGCTCATTGCCATGTTGCAGCGCCCGGCGTTTGGATATAAATTAAAATCGTCCAATATGGACGCGGTGAAGAAAATGCCCGGCATCGTCGAGGTATTTTCGTTCGACAATAACGTCGCCGTAGTCGGTAAATCGACCTGGCAGGTCAAAAAAGCGAAGGACGCGCTGAAGATTGAATGGGAACGCGGCGAAGGAATCGAAAGTACCGACGACCACAACCGCCTGTTCAAGGAACTGCTCAACTCCGACAAGGCCAGCGTCCGGCGGAAGGACGGCGACGTGGAGGCGGCCTTCAAAAACGCGGCGAAGGTCGTGACGGCCGAGTACCAGTGCCCGTTCCTGCCGCACAGCCCGCTGGAGCCGATGAACTTCTTTGCGCATGTCCGCGAGGACGGCGTTGAACTTGTCGGCCCGACCCAGACGCCCGATCTGGCCAAGAACGACACGGCCAAGCTGCTCGGCATTTCGCCCGACAAAGTGACCGTCAACCTCACCCGCATGGGCGGTGGTTTCGGACGGCGGCTCAAATCGGACTACGTCGTGGAGGCTGTGCAGGTGTCCCGCCAGGTCAAAGCGCCGGTCAAGCTGATCTGGAGCCGTGAAGACGACATGACCGGCGGCAGCTACCGTCCGGCCGTGCGCTACCGGTTCGAGGCGGCGCTGGATGCCAGCGGCAACATGGTCGGCTACAAACTGCGGGGCGTGAGCATCAACGCGGGCAACCCGACCCGGGAAGACAACTTCCCCGCCGGAGCCGTGCCCAACCTGCTGATTGATTCCGTGGACCATAAATCCGCCATCACGACCGGCCCGTGGCGCGCGCCCATCACCAACTTCCTGGCCTTTGCCGAACAGTCGTTCCTCGACGAAGTGGCGCTGGCGGCGGGGAAAGACCCCGTTCAGTTCCGGCTCTCCCTGCTCGACCGGGCCAAAGCCACCCCGACCGGAGCCATCAAATACGACATCGACCGCATGCGGGGCGTCATCGAACTGGCCGCCGAAAAGTCCGGCTGGGGCAAGAAAAAAGCCGCGCAGGGCTTCAGCGTCTACTTCTCGCACCGCTCGTACGTGGCGCAGGTGGGCGAAGTAGTGATGAAAGCGGGCAAACCCGTCGTTTCCAAAATCTACGCCGCCGCCGACTGCGGAGTCGTCATCAACCAGAGCGGCGCCCAGCAGCAGATTCGGGGTGCCATTGTGGACGGCCTCGGACACGCGATGTTCGGCCAGATGACGTTTAAGGACGGCGTTCCGCAGCAGAAAAATTTCAACGACTACCGGCTGATCCGCCTGAACGAGATTCCGGAGATTGACGTGCATTTTGTGCAGAATACCATCGACCCGACGGGCCTCGGCGAACCGGCCCTGCCCCCGGCCGGAGCCGCGCTGGCCAATGCCCTCTTCAAGGCAACCGGCAAACGGTTCCGCAACCAGCCGTTTGTGGCCGAAGACGAGGCCAAGGGAATCCTGTAG
- a CDS encoding (2Fe-2S)-binding protein has protein sequence MPLYKLTINGKKYEANVDADTPLLWVLRDNFGLLGTKYGCGIAQCGACTVHFNGEATRSCVLPVSSVGTAKITTIEGLSATGTHPVQQAWNEVDVPQCGYCQAGQIMTAAALLKRNPKPTQAEIDATMTGNLCRCGTYHRIREAVTLAATKSK, from the coding sequence ATGCCCCTTTATAAGTTAACCATCAACGGCAAGAAATACGAAGCCAACGTCGACGCCGACACCCCGCTGCTGTGGGTGCTGCGCGATAATTTTGGACTGCTCGGCACCAAATACGGCTGCGGCATTGCCCAGTGCGGTGCCTGTACGGTGCATTTCAACGGCGAAGCGACCCGCTCCTGCGTCCTGCCCGTCTCGTCTGTCGGCACGGCCAAAATCACGACGATTGAAGGGCTTTCGGCCACGGGCACGCACCCGGTTCAGCAGGCCTGGAACGAAGTGGATGTGCCCCAGTGCGGCTACTGCCAGGCGGGCCAGATCATGACGGCCGCGGCCCTGCTGAAACGCAACCCCAAACCGACCCAAGCCGAAATCGACGCGACGATGACCGGCAACCTCTGCCGCTGCGGCACCTACCACCGGATTCGCGAAGCCGTCACCCTGGCCGCGACGAAAAGTAAATAA